The Desulfovibrio legallii region TGGCCGACATGGCCGTGCCCTTTACCTTTGGCCTTTTCGGTCTGGTCTGGCTGCTGACCCGCAACTTCCGCCGGGCCTCCGCCGTCCTGCTGGTGGACTACTCCTGCGCCCTCAAGCTGGCCACGCCCCTGGCCGTGCTGGCCGCCATGCGCGAAGGCGCGCGCCACGGCATGGCCATCAAGGGGGGCCGCTACCTGGAGGCCCTCAGCGAAGCGGATACCGTGGTTTTTGATAAAACCGGCACCCTCACCCAGGCCAGCCCCGCCGTGGCCGGGGTCTTTCCCGCGCCGGGCTTTCAGCGGGACGAAGTGCTGCGCGTCATGGCCTGCCTGGAAGAGCACTTTCCCCACCCCGTGGCCCGTGCCGTGGTGCGCCAGGCCGCGCAGGAGGGCCTGCAGCACGAAGAAGAACACGCCCGTGTGGACTATGTGGTGGCCCACGGCGTGGCCTCCACCCTGCACAACAAAAAAATCCGCGTGGGCAGCCGCCACTATGTGGAACATGACGAAGGCGTGGACCTCTCCCCCCTGCGGGAAGAAATGGAGCGCCAAAGCGCCATGGGCCGCTCCCTGCTCTTTATGAGCGAGGACGACCGCGTGGCCGGCATGGTGGCTATTGAAGACCCCTTGCGCCCTGAAGCGCCGCGCGTGGTGCAATGCCTGCAGGACCTGGGCGTCAAACGCGTGCTCATGCTTACGGGCGACGACGAGCGCACGGCCCGCGCCGTGGCCGCCAGCGTCGGCATCAAAGAATTCCGCGCCCAGGTGCTGCCCGCCGACAAAGCCCGCATTGTTCAGGAGCTTACGGCCCAGGGCTGCAAGGTGCTGATGGTGGGCGACGGCATCAACGACGCCCCGGCCCTCTCAGCCTCCCACGTGGGCGTGGCCATGAGCGACGGCACGGACCTGGCCCGCGAGGTGGCCAACGTCCTGCTCACCCATCCCAGCCTGGAAGGACTGGTCAGCGCACGCCTACTGGGCCAGCGCACCCTGCAGCGCATCCGTTACAACTTCGCCGCCACCATGACTCTCAACAGCCTCTTTTTGCTGGGCGGCATGTTTATGGTTCTGGGCCCAGGCCTCTCGGCCCTGCTGCACAACCTCACTACCCTGGGCGTGGCCCTCAACGCCATGCGCCCCCACCTGCCCCCTGCCCTGCCGGAAGAGGAGATACGCTTTGAGCGCCCCCCTGCATCTGCTTAAATACGTACGCAGCTTCATGGACGGCCGCGTGCGCATCCGCCATCCTGCCCTGCTGCACGACCATGTGGCCCATACCGCCAAAACCGGCATGGAAGCCGTGCCCGGCGTACATGCCGTGGAGTGCAATACCCTGAGCGGCTCCCTGCTCATCCATTACGACAGCAGCGCTCTGCCCCGCGAACGCCTCTTTGCCCTCGGCGAAGCCTGGGCCCGATACCTGGACGCCGTCCTGGCCGGCAAGCCCGCCACCCCGCCGCAAGCGTAGGAAAGGCGTAGGGGAAGAAACCATTTTTGTGGGGGGAAGGGAACTTTTGTGAACAAAAGTTCCCTTCCCCCCACGCCCCTCATCCTTCAAAAAACGTTTTTCCCTACGCGACTGCGGCGTGCGTACCCTGGCCGGGTTTGTTTCTGGCAAATCGTGCTGGTTGCGTACAGAATAGGTACGGCAGGCAGCGTTCTGCGCGGCGGTCGGAGCCCAGACGCCAAAGGCCCCTGGGGGCGGGAAACGCGGTCTACGCGCCCCGGCCGCCAAGGGCCTCTGGACTTCGCCGGAGACGAAAAAGAGCTAATCCCAGTGCCGCTTGTCCTCAATGGGACGGATCTGCGGCGGCAGGCTGCCCGGCGCCAGCACGCGCAGTTCCGGACGCAGCTTGATCTTCTCACGGAACTGGTGCAGCAGTTCTTCCTCGCGCTTGAAGCCGCTGGTCTCCACATAAAGGGTCATTTCGTCGATGCCGCCGGGGTTGGTGACTTCAATCTGCCAGCGTTTGATTTCCTCAAACCGGCTCATGACCTGCTCCACCTGGTGCGGGTAGACGAACATGCCCATGATGCGGGCGGTAGTGTCCACGCGGCCCACAATGCTGCCCAGACGCGGGCTGGTGCGGCCGCAGGCGCAGGGGCTGCGATCAATATAAGAAAGGTCGCCCGTGGCCAGACGGATGAGCGGATAGGTCTTGTTAAAGGCCGTGACCACAATCTCGCCCACCTCGCCGTCCTTAAGCGGAATGCCCGTATCCGGATGGCAGATTTCCACATAGCAGCGGTTGGCAATGTGCAGGCCGGTCCTGTGGTAGCATTCATAGCCGATGCAGCCCACGTCCGCCGTGCCGTAGCCCTGGCGCATGACCAGGTCGTACTTTTTTTCCATCTGCGAACGGGTTTTTTCGGACAGGCGCTCGCCGGTAACAAAGGCCACTTCCAGAAAGAGATCCTTACGCAGATTAAGGCCTTTTTCTTCGGCCTTCTGCGCCAGGTGCATGAGAAAACTGGGCGTGCCCACATAGCCGGAAACGCGCAGCTTCTGCATGATGTCCAGCTGGGTGGCGGCGTCCGAGGGCCCGGCCGGGATGACCGCGCAGCCCAGGTTGCGCAGGGGCTCTTCAAACATGAGGCCCGCCGGGGTCAGCTGGTAGTTGAAGGTGTTCTGCACCGCGTCGCCGGGCCGGAAGCCCACGGAGTAGAAGGCCTCCGTATACCCCCAGTAGTCTTCGCCACGGTCTTCGGGATCGAAAATGGGACCGGGGGAAAGAAAAACACGCTTGAGTTCGCCAATGTCCTTGGTCAGCAGCCCACCCAGACGCGGTCCCATAGACTGCAAAAAGATGAGTTCCTTCTTTTTCAGAATGGGAATGTGCTTGATGTCCGAGAGCGTCTTGAACTTTTCCACATTGAACTGCGCACGGTCGAAGCGTTTTTTTACGTCTTCGGAATAGCGGTACGCATAGGCGAGCAGCTCCTTGAGCTGAATAAGGCAGTACTGGCGACGTTCGCTTTCGTCCAGCACTTCGCGACGGCTGAAAATGCCTTCGGTGCGGTCTTTACGGGTCATAGCTACTCCACAAGAGCCTAGTTGGCTTTATAAACGGTGACCATAGCCATTCAAAAACCAAAGCGCAAGCATTTTTTTAAAAAATCAGTTATTTCACCATGATATATGCCAATAAAGTCGTGTCGTCGGGGTGGCTCGCAGGGCCCGTCGCCCAGAGATCAAGACATGGCGGGCGGTCCGGCCAAGTCCAGACAGCGACGGCGCAGGCTATCATAGACGGGTTCCACATGCAGGGCATTGGCGGTAAAGGCCGCTATATAGGCCGTAAGCACCACCACCGGCGCGTTATGGAAGGCCCCGGTCATTTCCAGCAGCAAGGCCGCGCCCGTAAGGGGAGCGCGCACTGAGGCGGCAAACAGACCGGACATGGCCAGGGTCAGCACGGTGGCAGTCTGTGCTGGGGGGATAGGCAGGGCCAGGTTGAGCGCGGCCGCGGCGCAGGCCCCGGCCAGGGAGCCCATGAGCAGCAGGGGCATAAGCAGACCGCCGGAAACGCCGGAGGCAAAGCTCAGGCAGGAAAAAGCCATTTTGACGGCCAGCAGAAGCAGCAGTGCGTCCAGAGGCAAGGGCAGCGCCTCCAGGGCCGTCGCACTCAGCCCCACCCCAACGAGCACCTGAGGGTAGACGTAGAGCAAGGCCCCGGCGCAGGCAAAAGGCAGCAGCACCCGCAAAGGCCGGGGCAGCAGACGGCAGCGGTCTTCAAAACGGGTCAGCCGCAGCAGCGCCACATTATAGAGCGCGCCCAGAGCCCCCATGCTCAGGCCCAGGGTGGGGATAAGCCACCATTGGTCCCAGCGCAGGGCCGCCAGACTGTGGAAGGGAAACACCAGACCAAAACCGAACAGGCCCTCAATGACATACCAGGAAGAAAGGGCGCACAGCCCGGTAAACAGCAGCAACGGCACGCTGAGGATGGTCTTCATTTCCTCAAAGGCAAAGCACATGCCGGCCAGGGGCGCGCCAAAGGCGGCAGTCATGCCGGCCACAGCGCCGCCCACCAGGTAACGGGGCATGTGCCGGGCGTCGCTTTCCCGCCACAGACGCCCCACGCCTTCACCCACGGCCGCGCCCATCATGATGCAGGGGCCCTCGCGCCCAACGGAAAGCCCGCCGGTAAGGGAAACCAGCGTACCCCAGAACTTGGTCAGCAGCACGCGCCACCAGCACATGCGGGCCTGCCCGCGCACCATAAGTTCCACTTGCGGGATACCGCTGCCGCCCACCAGCGGCTCCAGCCGCAGGGCCAACAGGGCCAGACCCGCCAGCAGGACAAGGCCTGCGCCGATCAGGCCCATGACCAGCGGGTCGTGAAGGTCATAAGCGCGCAGCAGGGCCGTGGCCCGCTCGTTGATCAGATCGTAGGCCGCGCGGAATAAGCCGATAACGGCCCCGGTAACGCCGCCGGTAAGGACAGCCTGGGCCGCAACCCGCCGCACGCTCAGATTGCGCAGGGCCTGCAGATCGCGGAGCGTGGGCGGAATAGGAGCACGAAAAGGCACGTGAGTATCCTTGGGATGGGGTGACAACAGGGGCAGTATGGCCGGAAGTCGAGGGCTTTTCAAGCCGTTGGCAAAAAAATATGGCGCGAAACACTTGCCAAAGGAGGCCCAAGCGGGTACAAGACTTTTCCAGCCGCTGAATGTTTCAACTGAAGTGCGGCAGCCTGCGGGCCGAGGTAGCTCAGTTGGTAGAGCAGGGGACTGAAAATCCCCGTGTCGGCAGTTCAATTCTGTCCCTCGGCACCACATAGAAATCAAGGACTTAGGTAGAAATACCTGAGTCCTTTTTTCGTTTGGATAAAACCCTCTCCGGGTCTACGGGGGTCTACACCAAAGACGGGGGCAAGCCCCTTCAACGGGCAGTTTTTGGGGAAGTTGAGCGCGACATAAAGGGGCACAGTTCCGCTATCGCCCAGTCAGGATTGAGGAAAGGCTGACGGCAAACGCTGTGACAGCTTGTGGGGCAACGCTGCTGGCCAGTCATGGGCCGCGGCTGCGGCTACGGGCTGTGGGGGCTGCGGCTGTTGTGCCCGGCATAAGGGGGTACGGCGCTTATGCGCCGCGTCCCAGCCGCACCGGCCATGGTCGGGCTGTCTTTGGAAGCGGGGGTTATGGGGGGTGTGGGGGGCCTAAGGGGGGACGCAGTCCCGCCCTTGGCCCCCTGCCCTCGCCGGAGGCGGCCTAAACGCTGTATGCAGAAAAGCCGCCGTGCCCGCAGGGCAATAAAAAAATGGCAAGGGGCTCCCCCGCAAGGGGAAAATCTGCCGGGCGTAGAGCCCACCCTGGCGGCAGCAAAAAAACTACTGCCCTTCGCCCTCGCGTTCTTCCTGACAGGCGCGACACAACCCCACTCCGGGCAGCGCGTCCAGCCGCTTTTGGGGGATGGGATCCCCACACTCGCGGCAGCAGGCCACGCCGTCTATCCATTCCGGGCCGCCTCGGTCAATTGCGGCGCGCGCCCGCACCAGGGCCGATTCGCGGTCCAGACGTTCCAATTCTGTGGCCTGATCAAACACATCCATGCGTGACTCCTTGAAAAGGACTTTGCGTTCGGTATGTTGACGCCGCCCGACAGCGCAGTTGGACGGCGTTAAAGCAAGCGGCAACCCTCCAGAAGCAGGGTTGCCGTGTCGCGCCAGGCAGCGCGAAGTCGGATATGTATTCCAGCGGACGGGTTCTGTAAAGTCCCATGGCCGGGGCCTGGGGGCCTGGACCCCGTGCGGACGACACAAACGCCGCCCCACCCCCCATGAGCACGCGCGTCATCGGGGGGGGTGGAGGGCGTTAAAGGTCAGGCCAGTTTGGAGAGCAGGGTTTCCTTGATGGAATCAATGCTGCCTTCGCCGTTGAGCTCAATGTACTTGGTCTTGCCTTGAGCGGCGAGATTTTTGAAGAAATAGGCGGCAGCCAGGGTGCCGTCCGTGGTATTGTAATAGATGTCATGCCGTTTGTTGATGGCGGCCTCGTCCTGGTCGTCGGAACGAGAAGAAAGGTCGCCGCCACAGACGCGGCACTTGTCGCCATTGGGCTTGATGGCGTCAATGAAGATATTGTTGGGGTGGTTGTTGTTGTTTTTGCACAAGCGGCGGCCCATGATGCGGTTTTTGGCCACCTCACGGGGCAGCAGGATTTCCACTACGTAATCCAGAGGGATATTTTCTTTCTGCAGGGCGCCCCACAGTTTTTCGGCCTGCACCATGTTGCGGGGAAAGCCGTCCAGCAGCCAGCCGTGCTGCCCTTTGGATTTGAGGGTGTCCAGCACCATGGGGATGGTGATGTCGTCGGGCACCAGGTCGCCGCGGTCAATGTAGGCCTTGGCTTTTTTGCCCAGCTCCGTGCCGCCGCCGATGTGCTCGCGGAAAATGGCGCCGGATTCTATGTGGGCCAGGTTGTACTTCTGCTTGATAAGGTCGCCCTGGGTGCCCTTGCCGCTGCCGTTGGGTCCGAAGATAAGGATATTCACCGCGTCTCCTCCTGCTTACAGAGATTGTTTTTCATGGCGCGTGACAGGCCCGCCGCCCCGCCGCCGGCAAACGCCCGCGGAAGCCAGGCCGGTGCAGCGCCGCAATGCCCACAAGTATCGGGCAGGCTAGCACAGTCCGCAACAAAAAACCATGCCGCCACCGAACCGTCCGGCCTGCCGTCAACACAACCGCCGCAGGGGCTGGTTGTGCAAAAAAGAACACACGCTGACACTAGCCCCCGTCCGCGCTTATGTCAACGGGGCGGCGGGACAAAATCCGTTCCTTCCACAGCGGGAAAGGCGCATCGCCCACGGACTGGCCCAGGATGCGGCTGCCGTGGCCGACACGATCTTGTTCCATATGGGGATAGAGGAAGAACAGCAGCGGTGGGGCGTTTGTGATGGGCAGCTTTTTACCGGAACAGCCGCCACGTCCCTTCCACCACCCCGCCGAGGATGTCTATAAATCCCTGGGTGATGCCGCCGATGGTGTTGAGCAGCAAGGTGCCCGCGCCGATGGAAGTTTTGCTGTTGTCCAGGCTGCCGTACAGACGCAGGGGAAAATCCGGGAAATTCTTCATGTTGACGGTAAAGTTGCAGTCCAGGGTGTCGTTGTTGAAGTCGATCCAGCCGCCGCCCTTTACGTTCAGACCCTTGCCTTTGAGATAAAAATCACTAGTGCGCACTACACCCTTGGCGATGCCCCCTGAGGCCCCGGCCGCGTCAAAACGGGTGGGGCTGCCTTTGAGGCTGCCGTCCTCCGCGCGGCGCTGATAGGTGCCGTTGCGCACGGTAAAATCCCAGGCTCCGTCCAGCCGGGCGGGCATCTGCCCCGGCCCGTCCAATTGCCCGCGTACAGAGGAATGCAGCACGCCTTTGCCGCCCAGAACAGCGGCGCCGCCCCTGTCGCGGCTGGCGGCGGTAAGGTTGAAGCCCTCTGCAGCCAGGGTATTTTCAAACTCAAGACCTTTGTTAAAAGTCATGTTGCCCTGGTTGTGCAGGGGGGCGCCGTAAAAATCCGCAGCGCTGGCCTCGTAGTGCAGGCGGCCTTTTTCCAGGTTGCTGGTGAGGCGCAGCTGGCGGGTCCGCAACTTCCAGGAGGTCAGTTCGCCCACCTGCAGTTCGCCCTTGGCGCGGAAGGCGCGCAACCAGCGCAGATCCCAGATCTTGTCTGTGGTCTTGCGCGTTTTTGCGGCGGGGGTTTTGCTGTCGCCCAGGTAGCGGTCCAGGTTCAGCCGGTCCACAGCCAGCTTGTAGTTCAGGCTGAAGGCCTGCCGCCAGTCCAGCCCCAGACTGCCGGTAAGCAGGCTCTGGTCCAGCTTGGCGCGGATGCCGGAAAGATCCAGCTTGCCGGCCTCGCCCTTGAAGGCGGCGTCCATCTCCAGTTTGTTCCAGGCGGCGGGCACACTGACGCTGTAGCCGGCCAGGCGCAGACTACGGCTCAGGTCCGGGCTGTAAGCAGAAAGTTTGCCCTGCCAGGAAGGTGTTCCCCCCAGATTGACCTGCACGTCGCCGTGGGCCTCGGCCCCCAGGGCGTTGAAGTGCCCATTGCGCACGTTCAGCTGCCCGCGCGCCGCCCGACAGGTGAAGGCTCCGGTTACTGTGGCCCGCAGGGCCTCAGGGCGGCCCGTACGTTCCGGGCTCAGGGTCAGAGCCAGGGAGCCCGGCAGACTGCGCAGCTCCAGGTCGCCGCCGCCCGTGCCGTCGCCGCCGAACCAAAGCATGCCGTTGAGTTCGGTACCGGCCTCCAGGCCTGCGTCCGCCAGGGTGGCCGTCCACTGTCCGTCCAGCCCCAGACGGCCTTGGTCCCAGGCGCCGCCCTTGAGCTTGAGCCCCACGTCCAGCGCGTTGAAGGCCGCGCCGCCCGTATTCTGCCCGCCGTGCAGGCTGCGCAGCCTGCTTTTCTCGGCCCTGGCGCTCACTGTGCCCCGCAGGCTGCGCAAAAAAACGTCCAGCTCCCGGCCCTGGCTCATAATGTCCACATCCGCGCGCAGAGTGCCGCCGCTCACGGGCATGACGCTGAGCGCCCGGCCCAGATCCGCGCCGTTGACGTTGCGGAAGTGCATGCGGATGGCATAGGGCAGGCTTTTGTCCCCGCCCAGCACGGTCTCGCCCTTGACGCTGCCCCCGTACAGTCCGCCGGAAACCTCCAGCACCGTGTCCTCCAGCCGTGTGTTCGCATCCACCAGCCCTTGCCGGATGACCACCAGGGCGTCGTCGATGGCCAGGGGGCCGTAGTCCACCTTGTCCGCCGCCAGGCGGATGTTGTAGTCCAGGCCCACTTCCCCGGGCAGTACGGGGGCGCCGGGCAAGGGCGTGAGGGGACCGTGACCGTACTGCGGCTCGGCGGGCAGCGTGCCCAGAGATTCTGGCAGGGCGCGGCCCAGGTCCACGCGCGGGGCGCGCAGGTCCAGCACCAGTTCGGGCTTGCGCCATTGGGCCACGCCGCCGGAACCCGTAAACCGGCTGCCTGCGGCGCTTACCGCAATGTGCGGCACGCGCAGGCCTGTGCCGTCCAGCGTAAAATCCAGTGCGCCTTCGGTGAGATCGTCCAGGGCCCACTGCAGACCGGGCGCAATGATCCGGCCAAAACCCAGCCACTGGGTGAGGCTTACGCGGATGAGCCGCAAACGGCCCTCAAGGCTGAAGCCGCCGGGGGCCGCGGCGCCCAGCGCCAACTGCCCGTCCAGGACCACGTCGTCCCGGTCCAGGTGCAGACGCACGTTCTCCAGCAGTACGCGCCGGGCCGCGCGGTCGGGCATGGCCGCCGTGCCCGTGAGCCGGAAGGGCAGGACCACGCCGTCCTTGCGCAGCTCACCGCTCAGGACAGGGCGTAAGCGCCAGCCCTGGGCGTCGGTGGTCAGTGTGCTGTTCAGGCGCAGGCGTTCCAGCATGCCCGGCAGGCGCAGTTCCCCCGCCAGGGTAAGGCGGGGGCTGTGCTCCAGGGGGGCGACCAGGTCTGTGCGGCCTTCCGCATGCAGATCCGTAAGCTGCCAGGCGGCGCCGCCCGCGGGCTTCAGCCGGGCCAGGGCCAGACTGAGGCGGCCTTTGAGGCGGGCGGGCGGGGTCAGATCCAGATCGCAGTCCAGCTTCTCCAGCCGCAGCAGGGCCTTGTCTGCGCCTGTCACCAGGGCCGCGCCGTCCTCAATGCTCAGGCGGCAGTGGCCGGTCAGGCCCAGGGCCGTCAGATCAAAGGGCGCGGCTGCAACGGCCGCAGGCGGGTCGGCGGGCGGCTGTGGGGCAGGAGCGGCAGGGGAG contains the following coding sequences:
- a CDS encoding heavy metal translocating P-type ATPase, with protein sequence MRFYIVHELRGLATPASGRMRVRASSPLAPASGAALAGALATLPGIEDVRCNPVTGSLLLFYANDKARTDALTLLVGAAASYDSLDIPQGPDEGELTPVQGLMPLFRYIFVRPLLPFALRIVTAVAAAVPFLCKGVGALLHGRLSVDVLDAAAIGASLVMRDFRTVSMLTVLLGLGETLEYWTRRRSMATLTESLALNVENVWLLVDGTEVSVPLSQVREGDLVVVRDGGSIPVDGEVVEGCALVNQSSMTGEPLGVRRTPGATVYAGTAVEEGRLVIRAKSVGDGTRLRQVVRFIEESEALKAGIQGKYERLADMAVPFTFGLFGLVWLLTRNFRRASAVLLVDYSCALKLATPLAVLAAMREGARHGMAIKGGRYLEALSEADTVVFDKTGTLTQASPAVAGVFPAPGFQRDEVLRVMACLEEHFPHPVARAVVRQAAQEGLQHEEEHARVDYVVAHGVASTLHNKKIRVGSRHYVEHDEGVDLSPLREEMERQSAMGRSLLFMSEDDRVAGMVAIEDPLRPEAPRVVQCLQDLGVKRVLMLTGDDERTARAVAASVGIKEFRAQVLPADKARIVQELTAQGCKVLMVGDGINDAPALSASHVGVAMSDGTDLAREVANVLLTHPSLEGLVSARLLGQRTLQRIRYNFAATMTLNSLFLLGGMFMVLGPGLSALLHNLTTLGVALNAMRPHLPPALPEEEIRFERPPASA
- a CDS encoding HMA2 domain-containing protein — translated: MSAPLHLLKYVRSFMDGRVRIRHPALLHDHVAHTAKTGMEAVPGVHAVECNTLSGSLLIHYDSSALPRERLFALGEAWARYLDAVLAGKPATPPQA
- a CDS encoding phenylacetate--CoA ligase family protein, with protein sequence MTRKDRTEGIFSRREVLDESERRQYCLIQLKELLAYAYRYSEDVKKRFDRAQFNVEKFKTLSDIKHIPILKKKELIFLQSMGPRLGGLLTKDIGELKRVFLSPGPIFDPEDRGEDYWGYTEAFYSVGFRPGDAVQNTFNYQLTPAGLMFEEPLRNLGCAVIPAGPSDAATQLDIMQKLRVSGYVGTPSFLMHLAQKAEEKGLNLRKDLFLEVAFVTGERLSEKTRSQMEKKYDLVMRQGYGTADVGCIGYECYHRTGLHIANRCYVEICHPDTGIPLKDGEVGEIVVTAFNKTYPLIRLATGDLSYIDRSPCACGRTSPRLGSIVGRVDTTARIMGMFVYPHQVEQVMSRFEEIKRWQIEVTNPGGIDEMTLYVETSGFKREEELLHQFREKIKLRPELRVLAPGSLPPQIRPIEDKRHWD
- a CDS encoding chloride channel protein; translated protein: MPFRAPIPPTLRDLQALRNLSVRRVAAQAVLTGGVTGAVIGLFRAAYDLINERATALLRAYDLHDPLVMGLIGAGLVLLAGLALLALRLEPLVGGSGIPQVELMVRGQARMCWWRVLLTKFWGTLVSLTGGLSVGREGPCIMMGAAVGEGVGRLWRESDARHMPRYLVGGAVAGMTAAFGAPLAGMCFAFEEMKTILSVPLLLFTGLCALSSWYVIEGLFGFGLVFPFHSLAALRWDQWWLIPTLGLSMGALGALYNVALLRLTRFEDRCRLLPRPLRVLLPFACAGALLYVYPQVLVGVGLSATALEALPLPLDALLLLLAVKMAFSCLSFASGVSGGLLMPLLLMGSLAGACAAAALNLALPIPPAQTATVLTLAMSGLFAASVRAPLTGAALLLEMTGAFHNAPVVVLTAYIAAFTANALHVEPVYDSLRRRCLDLAGPPAMS
- a CDS encoding TraR/DksA family transcriptional regulator; this translates as MDVFDQATELERLDRESALVRARAAIDRGGPEWIDGVACCRECGDPIPQKRLDALPGVGLCRACQEEREGEGQ
- a CDS encoding adenylate kinase, giving the protein MNILIFGPNGSGKGTQGDLIKQKYNLAHIESGAIFREHIGGGTELGKKAKAYIDRGDLVPDDITIPMVLDTLKSKGQHGWLLDGFPRNMVQAEKLWGALQKENIPLDYVVEILLPREVAKNRIMGRRLCKNNNNHPNNIFIDAIKPNGDKCRVCGGDLSSRSDDQDEAAINKRHDIYYNTTDGTLAAAYFFKNLAAQGKTKYIELNGEGSIDSIKETLLSKLA
- a CDS encoding AsmA family protein, with the protein product MLLCPRPIRLLLRVLLALLLGLALLALGLVLLAQSNPRNLTDRALAMISARSGLTISAEAVSVAVLPLPSLALTNAAVQGADWQLHAAYATVRPDFLALLRGAFVPRHIRLLRPRLEGTLPLPLAATLPPQADTAEPGVDPKTSGPGTPTPKTAVPPAPAAATPGSTDKPDAPQPNAPSAAPVPSPSQTAPPSGSPAAPAPQPPADPPAAVAAAPFDLTALGLTGHCRLSIEDGAALVTGADKALLRLEKLDCDLDLTPPARLKGRLSLALARLKPAGGAAWQLTDLHAEGRTDLVAPLEHSPRLTLAGELRLPGMLERLRLNSTLTTDAQGWRLRPVLSGELRKDGVVLPFRLTGTAAMPDRAARRVLLENVRLHLDRDDVVLDGQLALGAAAPGGFSLEGRLRLIRVSLTQWLGFGRIIAPGLQWALDDLTEGALDFTLDGTGLRVPHIAVSAAGSRFTGSGGVAQWRKPELVLDLRAPRVDLGRALPESLGTLPAEPQYGHGPLTPLPGAPVLPGEVGLDYNIRLAADKVDYGPLAIDDALVVIRQGLVDANTRLEDTVLEVSGGLYGGSVKGETVLGGDKSLPYAIRMHFRNVNGADLGRALSVMPVSGGTLRADVDIMSQGRELDVFLRSLRGTVSARAEKSRLRSLHGGQNTGGAAFNALDVGLKLKGGAWDQGRLGLDGQWTATLADAGLEAGTELNGMLWFGGDGTGGGDLELRSLPGSLALTLSPERTGRPEALRATVTGAFTCRAARGQLNVRNGHFNALGAEAHGDVQVNLGGTPSWQGKLSAYSPDLSRSLRLAGYSVSVPAAWNKLEMDAAFKGEAGKLDLSGIRAKLDQSLLTGSLGLDWRQAFSLNYKLAVDRLNLDRYLGDSKTPAAKTRKTTDKIWDLRWLRAFRAKGELQVGELTSWKLRTRQLRLTSNLEKGRLHYEASAADFYGAPLHNQGNMTFNKGLEFENTLAAEGFNLTAASRDRGGAAVLGGKGVLHSSVRGQLDGPGQMPARLDGAWDFTVRNGTYQRRAEDGSLKGSPTRFDAAGASGGIAKGVVRTSDFYLKGKGLNVKGGGWIDFNNDTLDCNFTVNMKNFPDFPLRLYGSLDNSKTSIGAGTLLLNTIGGITQGFIDILGGVVEGTWRLFR